In Excalfactoria chinensis isolate bCotChi1 chromosome 3, bCotChi1.hap2, whole genome shotgun sequence, one DNA window encodes the following:
- the LOC140249919 gene encoding amine sulfotransferase-like, with amino-acid sequence MDNNRLAMEPSKDFVFNYKGFYFALNTTPEYIASLENFEIKDSDIFVATYPKSGTVWTQNILSLILHEGHRNGTENIETMDRIPWVEYNIKNMDYDSLPLPRVFLTHLPYYLTPRDLRNRKGRVIYVTRNPKDVMVSYYHFSKFILTLEKIPDFNIFMERFLAGKVLASAWFDHVSGWYNHAKDFNILFLTYEEMKKDLRSAVLKICNFIGKQLSEEEIESVVRQATFENMQKDPRANYENMPEDLAVKGKGRFLRKGTVGDWKNMMTVAQNERFDEVLREKIQTLPIKLTWDLDSET; translated from the exons ATGGACAACAACAGATTAGCGATGGAACCATCAAAAGATTTTGTATTCAATTACAAAGGGTTTTACTTTGCTCTAAATACTACACCTGAGTATATAGCTTCCCTGGAGAATTTTGAAATCAAAGACAGTGACATATTTGTAGCTACTTATCCAAAATCAG gaaCAGTGTGGACTCAGAATATTTTGAGCTTAATACTCCACGAAGGCCACCGTaatggaacagaaaatataGAGACCATGGACAGAATCCCCTGGGTGGAATATAATATAAAAAACATGGATTATGATAGTCTTCCTTTGCCTCGAGTTTTTCTCACTCACCTGCCTTACTACTTAACTCCGAGAGacctgagaaacagaaagggaCGT GTTATTTATGTCACCAGGAACCCTAAGGACGTGATGGTTTCTTATTATCACTTCTCCAAATTCATCTTAACTCTAGAGAAAATACCagattttaacattttcatGGAGAGATTTTTAGCTGGAAAAG TGCTTGCGAGTGCCTGGTTTGATCATGTTTCAGGCTGGTATAACCATGCAAAGGATTTCAATATACTCTTCCTGACCTACGAGGAGATGAAAAAG GATCTCAGAAGCGCTGTGCTGAAAATCTGCAACTTCATAGGCAAGCAGCTGAGTGAAGAGGAAATAGAAAGTGTTGTGAGACAGGCTACATTTGAGAACATGCAAAAAGACCCCAGGGCAAACTACGAGAACATGCCAGAGGACCTCGCAgtcaaagggaagggaagattTCTACGGAAAG GCACTGTTGGAGACTGGAAAAACATGATGACCGTGGCACAGAATGAAAGGTTTGATGAAGTTCttagagaaaaaatacagacCCTGCCTATCAAGTTAACCTGGGATCTTGACAGCGAAACGTAA